A stretch of the Chanos chanos chromosome 1, fChaCha1.1, whole genome shotgun sequence genome encodes the following:
- the zgc:73226 gene encoding BCL2/adenovirus E1B 19 kDa protein-interacting protein 3, producing MSLSGSQSPEDALHGSWVELEGLVASAGQTENVVGPQDTTSSLLQMELERILLEAQLECERSSHPESPPQVMTPQKSGSPSPASDGGSSSTDCVTIQSDEGDRLASAEWVWDWSSRPENLPPKEFVFQHPKRSGSLSVRKTEVMKRGLFSSDVLLILLPALLASHALTLGLGIYIGKRLAASSTSTL from the exons GCTCGTGGGTGGAACTGGAGGGTTTGGTTGCATCTGCAGGTCAGACAGAGAATGTTGTAGGACCTCAGGACACGACGTCTTCTCTCCTGCAGATGGAGCTAGAGAGAATTCTGTTGGAGGCACAGCTGGAATGTGAGAGGAGCAGTCATCctgaaag tCCTCCGCAGGTCATGACCCCACAGAAATCTGGTTCCCCGAGTCCAGCCAGTGACGGAGGCAGCAGCAGCACAGACTGTGTCACCATAcag TCTGATGAAGGTGATAGGCTAGCCAGTGCTGAGTGGGTCTGGGACTGGTCCAGTCGGCCAGAGAACCTTCCTCCCAA GGAGTTTGTGTTCCAGCACCCGAAGCGGTCTGGTTCTCTTAGCGTGAGGAAGACGGAGGTGATGAAGAGGGGTCTGTTCTCATCTGACGtactcctcatcctcctcccgGCCCTGCTGGCATCGCACGCGCTCACACTCGGTCTGGG gaTATACATAGGCAAACGTTTGGCTGCCTCCTCCACCAGTACGCTGTGA